From Electrophorus electricus isolate fEleEle1 chromosome 8, fEleEle1.pri, whole genome shotgun sequence, the proteins below share one genomic window:
- the poc1bl gene encoding polypeptide N-acetylgalactosaminyltransferase 4 — protein sequence MGVLSGEMRVRWSKKLALLIKACSFLCALWLFYLLLFRTSSMAPTRDGAVRSIVARQFLPQAEEDNESLLRPVYVKPPADHNLPGEWGKAARVSLTSEEKKQEQDSIERYAINIFISDKISLHRHIQDNRMHECKSKKYDIRHLPTTSVIIAFYNEAWSTLLRTIHSVLETTPAVLMKEIILVDDFSDRGYLKARLEEYISNLERVRLIRTNRREGLVRARLIGATFATGDVLTFLDCHCECVPGWIEPLLERISQNESTIICPVIDTIDWNTFEFYMQTDEPMVGGFDWRLTFQWHLVPEVDRKRRKSRTDPIRSPTMAGGLFSVSKAYFEYLGTYDMGMEVWGGENLELSFRVWQCGGSLEIHPCSHVGHVFPKKAPYARPNFLQNTVRAAEVWMDSYKHHFYNRNPPARKETYGDISERFLLRDRLKCRSFDWYLKNIYPDLHVPEDRPGWHGAVHSHGIPSECLDYNAPDHNPTGAHLSLFGCHGQGGNQYFEYTSNKEIRFNSVTELCAEVPEGQNYIGMKHCPRDEEPVPSSIVWEFRDDGSIYHPHTDTCITSYRTSQGNTDVKMMRCSTEDKHQRWNFE from the exons ATGGGTGTGCTGTCTGGGGAGATGAGGGTGCGCTGGTCAAAGAAGCTGGCTCTTCTGATTAAGGcctgctccttcctctgtgCCCTCTGGCTCTTCTACCTCCTTCTCTTCCGTACCTCCTCCATGGCCCCTACCAGAGATGGTGCTGTACGCAGCATTGTGGCCCGCCAGTTCTTGCCCCAGGCCGAAGAGGACAACGAGAGCCTCCTGCGCCCGGTTTACGTGAAGCCGCCAGCAGATCACAACTTACCAGGAGAGTGGGGGAAAGCTGCCAGGGTAAGCCTCACCTCAGAGGAGAAGAAACAGGAGCAGGACAGCATTGAACGCTATGCCATCAACATTTTCATCAGCGACAAGATATCCCTCCATCGGCACATTCAGGACAACAGGATGCATGA ATGTAAAAGCAAGAAGTACGATATCCGTCATCTTCCTACCACTTCAGTGATCATTGCCTTCTATAATGAGGCCTGGTCCACCCTGCTAAGAACCATCCACAGCGTGCTGGAGACCACGCCTGCTGTCTTAATGAAAGAGATCATACTAGTTGATGACTTCAGTGACAGAG GCTACCTGAAGGCCCGGCTGGAGGAGTATATCAGCAACCTTGAACGGGTGCGTCTTATCCGCACCAATAGGAGAGAGGGCCTGGTCCGAGCCCGGCTCATTGGCGCCACCTTTGCCACAGGAGATGTGCTCACCTTCCTGGACTgccactgtgagtgtgtgcctggcTGGATAGAGCCCCTCCTAGAGAG gaTCTCACAGAATGAGAGTACTATCATATGCCCAGTGATTGACACCATTGACTGGAACACGTTCGAGTTTTACATGCAGACTGATGAGCCCATGGTTGGTGGCTTTGATTGGCGGCTCACTTTCCAGTGGCACTTGGTGCCTGAAGTGGATCGCAAGAGACGGAAATCCCGCACTGACCCCATTAG ATCTCCCACCATGGCAGGGGGCCTGTTTTCTGTGAGCAAGGCCTACTTTGAGTATCTTGGCACTTATGACATGGGCATGGAGGTCTGGGGAGGAGAGAATCTGGAGCTTTCTTTCAGG GTTTGGCAGTGTGGTGGCTCCCTGGAGATTCACCCATGTTCTCACGTGGGTCACGTCTTCCCTAAGAAGGCCCCATACGCCAGGCCAAACTTCCTGCAGAATACAGTCCGAGCTGCAGAGGTCTGGATGGACTCCTACAAGCATCACTTCTACAACCGCAACCCTCCTGCTCGGAAG GAAACATACGGAGACATCTCAGAGAGGTTTCTCTTACGGGACAGGCTCAAGTGCAGGAGCTTTGACTGGTACCTGAAGAACATCTACCCTGACCTCCACGTGCCTGAGGACAGACCTGGTTGGCATGGAGCT GTGCATAGTCATGGGATCCCCTCTGAGTGTCTGGACTACAACGCCCCAGATCACAATCCCACAGGTGCTCACCTGTCCCTGTTCGGCTGCCATGGACAGGGTGGTAATCAG TATTTTGAGTACACGTCCAACAAGGAGATCCGTTTTAACTCCGTGACTGAGCTATGTGCTGAGGTTCCAGAGGGCCAAAACTACATAGGGATGAAGCATTGTCCTCGAGATGAAGAGCCAGTTCCCTCCAGCATTGTCTGGGAGTTCAGAGAT gATGGAAGTATATATcaccctcacacagacacatgtataACATCCTACCGCACATCACAAGGGAACACTGATGTGAAGATGATGAGATGTTCTACAGAAGACAAACATCAGCGATGGAATTTTGAATGA